The following proteins come from a genomic window of Takifugu rubripes chromosome 11, fTakRub1.2, whole genome shotgun sequence:
- the LOC100049638 gene encoding neurolin-b isoform X1: MHLLSASCVCALLVAALLHRASSLETINGLYGGTLVIPCNTGAIKAEDILITKWKYDKGDGLAGDLLVKQRDQNTSIIANDEYKGRVSMAANFSLLLSDARLTDQRTFTCMVVAGANIVEYPVNIVVYKTPTELKISDKAEELEIGKPTKLATCVAAEANPAANITWLKNNTPLVADGDGTSIHASVLVDPITGLSTTSSVLEYSAKKEDTNAEFTCRTVEDDLVSQPVTFTITYSTENVVLQVTAVDPLVEGDNLTLKCVADGNPAPTSFNFHLKGEVVKVENANTYTITNVTRDTSGEYKCSLVDNPTMEASEEVVVKYLDVILSPSGTVVKNAGETLDLGLHIDSSEATKVSWTKDNFKLNKEPKFTKVTYSDAGRYECDVTMGLLNQKASFELVVEGAPVIRQLSKQRGDDGQHKVLVCEAEGSPKPSVSWSINGTSLDESPFINGKITHRIKVVPTANLTVSCTVSNDFGMDTRTINVSSLFEDVRVAKQGQTDGDQTRLVVGVVVGLLVAAVVLGLAYWVYMKKSKQGSWKTGEKENGSSEEEKKLEEKVEENSQKAEV; encoded by the exons ccagCAGTTTGGAGACCATCAACGGCCTTTATGGCGGAACTCTGGTCATTCCCTGCAACACTGGAGCCATTAAAGCGGAAGACATCCTGATCACCAAATGGAAATAT GACAAAGGCGACGGGCTTGCAGGAGACCTGCTAGTCAAGCAGAGGGACCAGAACACCTCGATCATCGCCAACGATGAATACAAAGGCCGCGTGAGCATGGCGGCGAACTTCAGTCTGCTGCTGTCCGATGCCAGGCTGACCGATCAGAGGACGTTCACCTGCATGGTGGTGGCTGGAGCGAATATCGTAGAGTACCCCGTCAACATAGTGGTTTATA AGACGCCCACAGAACTGAAGATTTCTGACAAGGCAGAGGAACTAGAGATTGGCAAGCCCACCAAG CTTGCGACATGTGTTGCAGCAGAAGCAAATCCAGCTGCAAATATCACGTGGCTAAAGAACAACACGCCTCTGGTGGCTGATGGGGATG GGACTTCCATCCACGCCTCTGTGCTGGTCGACCCCATCACCGGACTGTCAACAACTTCCTCGGTTCTCGAGTATTCTGCCAAGAAAGAAGACACAAACGCAGAGTTCACATGCAGGACCGTGGAGGACGATCTGGTGTCCCAACCAGTGACCTTCACCATCACCT actCCACTGAGAATGTTGTGCTACAGGTCACCGCTGTGGACCCCCTTGTAGAAGGAGACAACCTGACCCTGAAATGTGTGGCCGATGGTAATCCAGCCCCCACCAGCTTCAACTTTCATCTCAAG GGTGAAGTGGTGAAAGTGGAAAATGCAAATACCTACACCATCACCAATGTCACGCGTGACACTAGCGGAGAATACAAATGCTCTCTCGTTGACAACCCGACAATGGAGGCATccgaggaggtggtggtgaaAT ACCTGGACGTCATTTTAAGCCCCTCTGGAACAGTCGTCAAGAATGCCGGCGAAACTTTGGATCTCGGCCTGCACATCGATTCATCCGAAGCAACAAAGGTCTCGTGGACAAAG GATAACTTTAAACTGAACAAGGAGCCCAAATTTACAAAGGTGACTTACTCTGACGCTGGACGCTACGAGTGTGACGTGACCATGGGGCTCCTTAACCAAAAAGCTTCATTTGAGCTGGTTGTCGAAG GTGCTCCGGTTATCCGACAGCTGTCCAAGCAGCGCGGCGACGACGGTCAGCATAAAGTCTTGGTTTGCGAAGCCGAGGGCTCTCCGAAACCATCCGTGTCCTGGAGCATCAACGGCACCTCG CTGGACGAGAGTCCCTTCATCAACGGAAAGATAACACACAGGATCAAGGTTGTGCCCACTGCAAACCTGACTGTCTCGTGCACTGTGTCCAATGATTTTGGCATGGACACCAGAACTATAAATGTGTCATCCC TATTTGAGGATGTGAGAGTGGCTAAGCAAG GCCAGACAGACGGTGATCAAACCAGGCTGGTAGTTGGAGTTGTAGTGGGCCTCCTGGTCGCCGCAGTGGTTCTGGGCCTGGCGTACTGGGTCTACATGAAGAAATCCAA GCAGGGAAGCTGGAAGACAGGTGAGAAGGAGAACGGCTCAtccgaggaggagaagaagctggaggagaaagtggaggagAATAGCCAAAAAGCTGAGGTGTAA
- the LOC100049638 gene encoding neurolin-b precursor (The RefSeq protein has 1 substitution compared to this genomic sequence) produces MPGSNQCRKFNRRERAGGILLLLKALLFVTASSLETINGLYGGTLVIPCNTGAIKAEDILITKWKYDKGDGLAGDLLVKQRDQNTSIIANDEYKGRVSMAANFSLLLSDARLTDQRTFTCMVVAGANIVEYPVNIVVYKTPTELKISDKAEELEIGKPTKLATCVAAEANPAANITWLKNNTPLVADGDGTSIHASVLVDPITGLSTTSSVLEYSAKKEDTNAEFTCRTVEDDLVSQPVTFTITYSTENVVLQVTAVDPLVEGDNLTLKCVADGNPAPTSFNFHLKGEVVKVENANTYTITNVTRDTSGEYKCSLVDNPTMEASEEVVVKYLDVILSPSGTVVKNAGETLDLGLHIDSSEATKVSWTKDNFKLNKEPKFTKVAYSDAGRYECDVTMGLLNQKASFELVVEGAPVIRQLSKQRGDDGQHKVLVCEAEGSPKPSVSWSINGTSLDESPFINGKITHRIKVVPTANLTVSCTVSNDFGMDTRTINVSSLFEDVRVAKQGQTDGDQTRLVVGVVVGLLVAAVVLGLAYWVYMKKSKQGSWKTGEKENGSSEEEKKLEEKVEENSQKAEV; encoded by the exons gccagCAGTTTGGAGACCATCAACGGCCTTTATGGCGGAACTCTGGTCATTCCCTGCAACACTGGAGCCATTAAAGCGGAAGACATCCTGATCACCAAATGGAAATAT GACAAAGGCGACGGGCTTGCAGGAGACCTGCTAGTCAAGCAGAGGGACCAGAACACCTCGATCATCGCCAACGATGAATACAAAGGCCGCGTGAGCATGGCGGCGAACTTCAGTCTGCTGCTGTCCGATGCCAGGCTGACCGATCAGAGGACGTTCACCTGCATGGTGGTGGCTGGAGCGAATATCGTAGAGTACCCCGTCAACATAGTGGTTTATA AGACGCCCACAGAACTGAAGATTTCTGACAAGGCAGAGGAACTAGAGATTGGCAAGCCCACCAAG CTTGCGACATGTGTTGCAGCAGAAGCAAATCCAGCTGCAAATATCACGTGGCTAAAGAACAACACGCCTCTGGTGGCTGATGGGGATG GGACTTCCATCCACGCCTCTGTGCTGGTCGACCCCATCACCGGACTGTCAACAACTTCCTCGGTTCTCGAGTATTCTGCCAAGAAAGAAGACACAAACGCAGAGTTCACATGCAGGACCGTGGAGGACGATCTGGTGTCCCAACCAGTGACCTTCACCATCACCT actCCACTGAGAATGTTGTGCTACAGGTCACCGCTGTGGACCCCCTTGTAGAAGGAGACAACCTGACCCTGAAATGTGTGGCCGATGGTAATCCAGCCCCCACCAGCTTCAACTTTCATCTCAAG GGTGAAGTGGTGAAAGTGGAAAATGCAAATACCTACACCATCACCAATGTCACGCGTGACACTAGCGGAGAATACAAATGCTCTCTCGTTGACAACCCGACAATGGAGGCATccgaggaggtggtggtgaaAT ACCTGGACGTCATTTTAAGCCCCTCTGGAACAGTCGTCAAGAATGCCGGCGAAACTTTGGATCTCGGCCTGCACATCGATTCATCCGAAGCAACAAAGGTCTCGTGGACAAAG GATAACTTTAAACTGAACAAGGAGCCCAAATTTACAAAGGTGACTTACTCTGACGCTGGACGCTACGAGTGTGACGTGACCATGGGGCTCCTTAACCAAAAAGCTTCATTTGAGCTGGTTGTCGAAG GTGCTCCGGTTATCCGACAGCTGTCCAAGCAGCGCGGCGACGACGGTCAGCATAAAGTCTTGGTTTGCGAAGCCGAGGGCTCTCCGAAACCATCCGTGTCCTGGAGCATCAACGGCACCTCG CTGGACGAGAGTCCCTTCATCAACGGAAAGATAACACACAGGATCAAGGTTGTGCCCACTGCAAACCTGACTGTCTCGTGCACTGTGTCCAATGATTTTGGCATGGACACCAGAACTATAAATGTGTCATCCC TATTTGAGGATGTGAGAGTGGCTAAGCAAG GCCAGACAGACGGTGATCAAACCAGGCTGGTAGTTGGAGTTGTAGTGGGCCTCCTGGTCGCCGCAGTGGTTCTGGGCCTGGCGTACTGGGTCTACATGAAGAAATCCAA GCAGGGAAGCTGGAAGACAGGTGAGAAGGAGAACGGCTCAtccgaggaggagaagaagctggaggagaaagtggaggagAATAGCCAAAAAGCTGAGGTGTAA
- the LOC100049638 gene encoding neurolin-b isoform X2 has translation MHLLSASCVCALLVAALLHRASSLETINGLYGGTLVIPCNTGAIKAEDILITKWKYDKGDGLAGDLLVKQRDQNTSIIANDEYKGRVSMAANFSLLLSDARLTDQRTFTCMVVAGANIVEYPVNIVVYKTPTELKISDKAEELEIGKPTKLATCVAAEANPAANITWLKNNTPLVADGDGTSIHASVLVDPITGLSTTSSVLEYSAKKEDTNAEFTCRTVEDDLVSQPVTFTITYSTENVVLQVTAVDPLVEGDNLTLKCVADGNPAPTSFNFHLKGEVVKVENANTYTITNVTRDTSGEYKCSLVDNPTMEASEEVVVKYLDVILSPSGTVVKNAGETLDLGLHIDSSEATKVSWTKDNFKLNKEPKFTKVTYSDAGRYECDVTMGLLNQKASFELVVEGAPVIRQLSKQRGDDGQHKVLVCEAEGSPKPSVSWSINGTSLDESPFINGKITHRIKVVPTANLTVSCTVSNDFGMDTRTINVSSRQTDGDQTRLVVGVVVGLLVAAVVLGLAYWVYMKKSKQGSWKTGEKENGSSEEEKKLEEKVEENSQKAEV, from the exons ccagCAGTTTGGAGACCATCAACGGCCTTTATGGCGGAACTCTGGTCATTCCCTGCAACACTGGAGCCATTAAAGCGGAAGACATCCTGATCACCAAATGGAAATAT GACAAAGGCGACGGGCTTGCAGGAGACCTGCTAGTCAAGCAGAGGGACCAGAACACCTCGATCATCGCCAACGATGAATACAAAGGCCGCGTGAGCATGGCGGCGAACTTCAGTCTGCTGCTGTCCGATGCCAGGCTGACCGATCAGAGGACGTTCACCTGCATGGTGGTGGCTGGAGCGAATATCGTAGAGTACCCCGTCAACATAGTGGTTTATA AGACGCCCACAGAACTGAAGATTTCTGACAAGGCAGAGGAACTAGAGATTGGCAAGCCCACCAAG CTTGCGACATGTGTTGCAGCAGAAGCAAATCCAGCTGCAAATATCACGTGGCTAAAGAACAACACGCCTCTGGTGGCTGATGGGGATG GGACTTCCATCCACGCCTCTGTGCTGGTCGACCCCATCACCGGACTGTCAACAACTTCCTCGGTTCTCGAGTATTCTGCCAAGAAAGAAGACACAAACGCAGAGTTCACATGCAGGACCGTGGAGGACGATCTGGTGTCCCAACCAGTGACCTTCACCATCACCT actCCACTGAGAATGTTGTGCTACAGGTCACCGCTGTGGACCCCCTTGTAGAAGGAGACAACCTGACCCTGAAATGTGTGGCCGATGGTAATCCAGCCCCCACCAGCTTCAACTTTCATCTCAAG GGTGAAGTGGTGAAAGTGGAAAATGCAAATACCTACACCATCACCAATGTCACGCGTGACACTAGCGGAGAATACAAATGCTCTCTCGTTGACAACCCGACAATGGAGGCATccgaggaggtggtggtgaaAT ACCTGGACGTCATTTTAAGCCCCTCTGGAACAGTCGTCAAGAATGCCGGCGAAACTTTGGATCTCGGCCTGCACATCGATTCATCCGAAGCAACAAAGGTCTCGTGGACAAAG GATAACTTTAAACTGAACAAGGAGCCCAAATTTACAAAGGTGACTTACTCTGACGCTGGACGCTACGAGTGTGACGTGACCATGGGGCTCCTTAACCAAAAAGCTTCATTTGAGCTGGTTGTCGAAG GTGCTCCGGTTATCCGACAGCTGTCCAAGCAGCGCGGCGACGACGGTCAGCATAAAGTCTTGGTTTGCGAAGCCGAGGGCTCTCCGAAACCATCCGTGTCCTGGAGCATCAACGGCACCTCG CTGGACGAGAGTCCCTTCATCAACGGAAAGATAACACACAGGATCAAGGTTGTGCCCACTGCAAACCTGACTGTCTCGTGCACTGTGTCCAATGATTTTGGCATGGACACCAGAACTATAAATGTGTCATCCC GCCAGACAGACGGTGATCAAACCAGGCTGGTAGTTGGAGTTGTAGTGGGCCTCCTGGTCGCCGCAGTGGTTCTGGGCCTGGCGTACTGGGTCTACATGAAGAAATCCAA GCAGGGAAGCTGGAAGACAGGTGAGAAGGAGAACGGCTCAtccgaggaggagaagaagctggaggagaaagtggaggagAATAGCCAAAAAGCTGAGGTGTAA